In Parageobacillus sp. KH3-4, the genomic window GGGAATGGAAGGCTCGGCTGGACAAAGCTGTTATTCTGCCACAAAAGGCGCTTTAAATGGTTTTACTCGTTCTTGGGCGAAAGAATTAGGAAAATTTAATATTCGAGTCGTTGGTGTTGCACCTGGCATTAACGAAAAAACAGGTTTAACAAATTTTGAATATAATCGGGCACTCGCTTATACTCGCGGTGTGAACGTGGATGATCTTGAAACAGATTATGCCAAATCTATCCCGCTTGGCCGGGTCGGCAAGCTGGATGAAATAGCTGACTTAGTGTGTTTTCTCGCTTCAGACCGAGCAAGCTACATTACAGGTACGACCATAAACATTACTGGAGGAAAATCCCGGGGATAGATTATTATTTGTGACGGCTCTTGATTCCACTTATTAAAGGTGGGATGGAATAGTGGATTGTTATGCAGAAGACAAGGTATATCAAATCCTCTGTTTAGGGGTGAAAAAGCAATATTACACACTTGATTCTTTAGCAGAAAAGCTTGGAGTAAGTACAAGGACGATTCGAAACTATATTAAGCAAATAAATAAAGACTTAAAAGGAATTGCTTATTTCAAAAACATAAGAGGGAAAGGGTTCCATTTATATATAGAAGATTATGCAAAATTTGAAGAGATATTCAAAAAAATTTCCCGGCAAGCACACATCATGGACACACCGCAAAAACGCCTTGCTTTTATTATTCAACATTTAATGGCAGAAGACGATAGCAACACGATTGATGAATTAGCGTTCAACATGAATATTGGCAGAACAACATTGATTAATGATTTAAAAAAAGCTGCTGCAGTATTGAATCCATATGGATTAAAAATTATTGGAAAGCAAAATAAAGGCATGTATTTAAGTGGTGAAGAACTGAATTTGCGCCTTTTTATTATAGAAAATATTTACGACTATTTGTACAGTGATTATCCGCTTGATAAAGAGATTAAAGAAATTGTTTTACAAACAGCTCAGCGTTATGCGATAGAGTCTGCTTCACAGGAAATGCTCTCAAAATTTGTTACGTTGATGTTAGATCGGTTATTAAACGAACATCCGCTGGATCGCCTTAATGAGAAATATTACAAATTATTAGAAACAAAAGAGTTTAAGATTGCGAAAGAAATTGCTTATTTAATAGAGAGAACGCTGAATATTGCAATCCCTATTCCAGAAATTATTTTTATCACATTGCCGATTGTCGGCAGAAGGACACCGGCGAATACCAAATCCATGGCAGATATTACAATTACTGAGGAAATTAAAGGATTAATGAATTTAATTATTGAGAAACTTGATGCAGAGATGAATCTTAAGATCAATAACCAACCTTTGTTGAAAGATCTTGAATATCACTTGACATTTATGATCAACCGTTTGATATTTGACATTCGCTTAAAAAATCCTTTGTTAGGCGATATCAAAAGGAAATATCCGGTTGCGTATAAAATGGCTGAAGTTGCGGGAAAAGTGATTGAAGAAAAGTATGATATTCCTGTTTCAGAGGATGAACTTGGTTATTTAGCTTTATATTTTGGGGTATTCATCGGGGAAAACGAAAATAGAGAAAGACACTTGCGGAAAGTAGCGGTGGTTTGCGGTACTGGAAGAGGAACAGCGCGTATAGTCATGATTCAATTGCAGAGAGTGATTGGGAATCATGTATCGATAGATTTGTTTTCCGATCATGAAATTACGAAAGAAATCTTATCTGATTATGATCTGGTGTTTTCTACGGTTTATATACCGTTTCCGTTAGAGCAGCCTTTAATTCAAATAAGTGAGATTTTTGATGAAGCTTATGTGGCAAAAGAAGTGGAGAGAGTCGCTTTCTATAGAAAATATAATCTGCCTAACGTTAAGTTAAAACATTCAATACTTAGCGCACTCCTTGGTGAAGATCGCTTTTTTATCCTAGATCACAATAAGGATTACTGGGAAAATATTTGCGTTATGGTGGATAGCTTATATGAAAAAGGTTACGTGGATGCAGATTTTAAAAAGCGCCTTAAAGAACGGGAAGAAAAGGGAACGACGATATTTGACAGTTATATTGCACTTCCTCACACGTTTAATTGCGCCAGCGAGAATGTCGTTTTATCATTAGGTGTTTTTGCCCGCCCTTTGCAAACGTTTTCCAGAAAAGAGATTAAATTGATTTTTTTACTTGGAGTGCCGCAACATATGAAACAGGATTCCAGTTTATTAGTCAAAATCTATGATGAAATTATTACAGTTGCCAATGACCGCCAATTGATAAATAGATTGGCGCTTTCGAAAAGCTATGATGAAATATCCCATTTACTTGAGCATAACGTAAGGGGATGGTGAAGAAATGTTTATCGTCATGCTGTTCATGGCAGCGGCATTTATGATTCAGCTGGCACTTGGATATTTTCAAATTCGAAATTTTACAAAGACATATATCGAATTGCGGCGCAAAGGAAAGGTGGCGATTGGCAGAAGGCCGGGAAAGTTTCGGGCAGGCACTATTGTTTTATTTGCGGTCAACAATAAGGGAGATATCCTTGATGCGAAAAAAATGCAAGGTGTTACTGTGTTTGCCAAATTCAAAAAATTGAAAGGATTTGAGAATAAAAATATTTTATCGATAAATGATAATGATTTAAATAATTTCAATAAATTAGTGCGCATTGCTGTTAAAGATGCAATTAATAATTACAAAGTAATCATGAATGGGGGAGAAATACCGGAAAAGCTAAGTGTTTACAGACGAATCATTACAAAAGCAGAAAATTTCTTGATGGCAAAAAAATAATTCTGGGGTGAATAAAATGGATTTTTTAGTGAAGTTTGCCGAAGGATTTATGAATCTTTTTAAAACAGGTGCGGAAACTTTTATTTCATGGATGACCAATATCATTCCTGTAGTCTTGCTTTTGTTAGTAGCTATGAATACGTTAATTCGATTAATTGGGGAAGAAAGAGTGAATTGGCTGGCTAAAAAATCTGCAAAGAATCCGATAATGCGTTATATGGTACTTCCGTTTTTTGGAACTTTTATGTTAGGAAATCCGATGTCTCTGTCATTGGGGCGTTTCCTGCCTGAGAAATATAAACCAAGTTATTATGCATCTGCTGCTTATTTTAATCACACTAACAACGGTTTGTTTCCCCATATAAATCCAGGTGAGTTGTTTGTTTATTTAGGCATTGCCGCTGGTATTGAGAAATTAGGCTTAAGTACTACAGAATTAGCGGTACGCTATTTGTTGGTAGGTTTAGTTGCCAATTTAATGTCTGGCTGGGTCACAGATTTTACAACTGCATGGGTATCCAAACAA contains:
- a CDS encoding BglG family transcription antiterminator, with the protein product MDCYAEDKVYQILCLGVKKQYYTLDSLAEKLGVSTRTIRNYIKQINKDLKGIAYFKNIRGKGFHLYIEDYAKFEEIFKKISRQAHIMDTPQKRLAFIIQHLMAEDDSNTIDELAFNMNIGRTTLINDLKKAAAVLNPYGLKIIGKQNKGMYLSGEELNLRLFIIENIYDYLYSDYPLDKEIKEIVLQTAQRYAIESASQEMLSKFVTLMLDRLLNEHPLDRLNEKYYKLLETKEFKIAKEIAYLIERTLNIAIPIPEIIFITLPIVGRRTPANTKSMADITITEEIKGLMNLIIEKLDAEMNLKINNQPLLKDLEYHLTFMINRLIFDIRLKNPLLGDIKRKYPVAYKMAEVAGKVIEEKYDIPVSEDELGYLALYFGVFIGENENRERHLRKVAVVCGTGRGTARIVMIQLQRVIGNHVSIDLFSDHEITKEILSDYDLVFSTVYIPFPLEQPLIQISEIFDEAYVAKEVERVAFYRKYNLPNVKLKHSILSALLGEDRFFILDHNKDYWENICVMVDSLYEKGYVDADFKKRLKEREEKGTTIFDSYIALPHTFNCASENVVLSLGVFARPLQTFSRKEIKLIFLLGVPQHMKQDSSLLVKIYDEIITVANDRQLINRLALSKSYDEISHLLEHNVRGW
- a CDS encoding transcriptional regulator GutM, which codes for MFIVMLFMAAAFMIQLALGYFQIRNFTKTYIELRRKGKVAIGRRPGKFRAGTIVLFAVNNKGDILDAKKMQGVTVFAKFKKLKGFENKNILSINDNDLNNFNKLVRIAVKDAINNYKVIMNGGEIPEKLSVYRRIITKAENFLMAKK
- a CDS encoding PTS glucitol/sorbitol transporter subunit IIC produces the protein MDFLVKFAEGFMNLFKTGAETFISWMTNIIPVVLLLLVAMNTLIRLIGEERVNWLAKKSAKNPIMRYMVLPFFGTFMLGNPMSLSLGRFLPEKYKPSYYASAAYFNHTNNGLFPHINPGELFVYLGIAAGIEKLGLSTTELAVRYLLVGLVANLMSGWVTDFTTAWVSKQQNITLSDEVKLQ